The stretch of DNA GCGATTTGCAGAATCTGTACAACGCCTCCCCGGCACGTTAACCTCTCCACTTAGAGCGTGTTTTCAAACTGGGCGAGGCTCCTGCCGAGCCGCGATGAACCCTATTGCTTGCCTTGGCCATAGAAATCTCCACACGTCCCCACACCAAACACCACAATGCGGCTCAGCAGGAGCTTCGCCCTCCCGCGACGCTAAATGGCAGTTGTAAAACGTAATTTGAAAACACGCACTCATAACGTGAACATGCTTGTTGAAACATCCCTAGAGACTGAAACGCCTCAAGTGCTTCCTGTGTCGGTTGCAGCAGTGATTGTGAATTACGGCACCGCGGAGCTGGTCGTGCAATGCCTCGATTCGCTTCAGGAAACGCGCAATGAATGTGATCATCTGCAGGTGTATGTTGTCGATAACGCATCCAGCGATAATTCCGTCGAGGAAATCCAGGCAGCGATTTCCGAGCGGGGTTGGAGTGAGTGGGTGGAATTGATGTGTGCTCCGAGTAACGGAGGATTCGCCTTTGGTAACAACGTGGGGATCCGTCGTGCACTGGCTGGGGACGACCCTTCGATGGGAGCGGTTTGGTTATTGAACTCGGATACAATCGTCAGGCGCGGAGCTTTGGAGTCTTTGTTGCAGGCTTTGGAAACTCATCCGCAGGCCGGAATTGTGGGGAGCCGTCTGGAAGACCGGGACGGCACGTCGCAACGCTCCGCTTTTCGCTTTCAGACAATCGGCCGCGAATGGGCGCGAGGCCTGAATCTGGGATTGTGGTTCAAACTATTTCCTGGCGCGGAAGTCGCCCCCGTGCAGGTCGATCAAGAGTATGAGACCGATTGGCTGGCCGGTGCGAGTATGTTGATTCGGCGGGAAGTGATCGACGACACGGGCTTGCTGGATGAAGGTTATTTTCTTTACTACGAAGAAGTCGATTACTGCTTGCGCGCCGCCCGTCAGGATTGGCGAACGGTGTACGTTCCCACAAGTCGGGTCGTGCATCTGGTGGGGCAGAGTTCCGGTGTAACGAGTCGTGATGCCGACCATCGCCGGTTGCCCAAGTATTGGTATGAATCGCGGGCTCGGTTTTTTACGCAAAATTATGGGAAAATGTCTCGGATTCTAGCGGACATCAGTTGGCTGACCGGCCATTTGCTGTACCGCGGTCGGTGTTTACTACAGAGAAAATCGATCACGTTTCCACGGTGCTTGGTGCGTGATTTTGTACGATTCAATTTTTGGTGGCCCAGCCGCGTTGGTTAGCCGTGTTGATTCAGCCGTTGTCAAATTCGCCGTGTCAATTGGGAAGTGGTCGTGAGTGCAAATCAAATACTCGTGCAGTCGGCAGAGCTATCTAGCTCGCTCCCTGTTCCGCAGGGGGAAGTGGATTTGCAAACGCGTGCGCGAACCAATCAAAACCCGGCCGGTGTCTCGCTTTGGAAATTATGGCGCGAGGACTTGGCGACGCATGACGGCAAAATATTAGAGCAAGGTTTCTGGGCGATGGCCGTTCATCGGTTTGGAAATTGGCGGATGGGTGTCAAACCCGCGTTGCTGAGAATGCCGTTTTCGATCATCTATAAATTCCTATACCGCTTTGTGGAATGGACTTGCGGAATCAGTTTGCCCTACACCGTTCAAGTCGGCCGACAGGTCAGAATCTGGCATCACAGCGGCATGATTTTCAATGCGGTTTCGATAGGTGATCGCGTACAGCTACGGCAGAACACGACGTTTGGGGTCGTGCGGACGGAGCATGATTTTGAATTGCCGATCATCGAAGCAGGCGCCGACATTGGCGTCGGGGCCGCCATCCTGGGGCCGGTCCGCGTGGGGGCGAATGCCGTCATTGGAGCGAACGCGGTTGTATTGAGCGATATTCCACCCAATTCGGTCGCCGTTGGCGCGCCGGCCAAAGTCGTCAGAAGCCTGGAGCGAAACAACGACAGCACGAGTCGCACAGAAGGGATCGCGGCGGAATGAGTGAAACATTGGGAGTTGTAGTCATCGGACGCAATGAAGGGGAACGGCTGCGCCGTTGCCTGGAGTCCGTCAAAGCGTGCGGACTTCATGCCGTCTACGTCGATTCGGGCTCATCGGACGACAGTGTACAAATCGCGCAATCGATTGATTTTACGGTCGTCAATTTGGATTTAGCGATTCCCTTTACCGCGGCCCGTGCGCGGAGCGAAGGATATGACAAGCTGCTCCAAGAGTATCCCGCTCTGGAGTATGTGATGTTTGTCGACGGGGATTGTGAAATCGAATTGCCCTGGCCGCGCATCGCCGAGACGTTTTTGCAGGAACATGAGGAGGTCGGGATTGTCGCCGGACGACGGCGCGAGCGGTTCCCGGAAGCGTCCGTTTATAACCGGCTGTGCGATTTTGAGTGGGACGCCCCGACGGGACAAGTGGCCGCTATTGGCGGAGACTCAATCGTGCGGGTCAGCGCCTACCAAGCCGCCGGAGGATTCAATCCGACCGTGCCGGCCGGTGAAGAACCCGAACTGTGCAGCCGCATCCGCGCTGCTGGTTGGAAGGTGTGGCGGATCAATACGGAGATGACCAGACACGATGCTGCTATGTCTCATTTTGGCCAGTGGTGGAAACGTTTGACGCGCACCGGTTACGGTGGATTCGATGTCGAACGCCGTTTCAAAACCGGCGTGTTTCAGCGAATCCTTTATAGCGCTTTCGTGTGGGGGATTTTGATTCCCCTGTTGGCAGTGATTGCCGCCGTAACGGCGTACCGTTATTTCGGTGTCATCGGCGCCGTGGCTGTGGTGGCCAGTGTCGGCGCGGTTTGGCTGCTTCAGATACTCCGCATTACTCTCCGCACACATCGCCAGGGGCGTCCTTGGCGGCAAAGCTTGGAGTATGGCTGGTTCACGATGCTTGCGAAATTCCCGATTGCGATGGGTTCGCTGAAATCGTTGTGGGCTTGCTTGACGCGTCAGGGAGCTCAAATCATTGAGTATAAGTCGGCGGTCAAAAGTCCATCGGCTTGAATATTGTGGAATCCTTGTGAAAAACATGGATTCGCGATGATGCAACAATTCTTACTCTCGTTATTTTAGGAACCGATCGCCTTGAAACCTCGCTTGGGCACCATGCTACGCAGTTGCCGCCAACGCGCTCGAGATTCCTTCGAGCGCGTGAGGATCACTCAGGGTGCGTACACACGGTGTACGATGCTCGTCTGCGGCGAACGGTTGGACATCGCCAGGTCGCAGGTGCATCCGCTGTTGGATTGGGTGCCGGACCAGCGGGTGGGGTGGTTGTTGCGCGAAAATGCGCACCGGCCCGCGTTGTGGCGGAAGACGCAGCCGCAAGTTGCGTTTTTGCAAAGTTATTGGGACACGCCGTTTGTCGAGATGGAGTCACTCATCGCCCTGATTCGCGAGGAGTCGCCGCGGACAAAAATCTGCTACCTCGATTGGTTTGCACCGGCGAATGTTCCCGAACCACGACTGATCGACTTGGTGGATTTGTACGTCAAGAAAAACATCTTGCGGGATCGGTCGCAGTACTTAAACGGCATGTGCGAAACCAATTTGGTGGAGTACGAGGCGCAGTGGGATGCGGAATTCTTGAATCCTCGGCAGGGAGTGCTCACGGAACAACAGTTGTCGAAGTTGACCGTCGGCTGGAGTTTTGCCACCGATCGAAGGTTAGTAGAAGCATTGCAATCAGACGCGATGGCCAACACAGACCGGCCGATTGATTTGCACTGTCGGATCTTTTCCAAGAACGAGCGGACGTGGTATCACCACATGCGCAATCGCTGCGTGGAGTCGGTCAATGAACTGGCGACCGGCGCTGCGGAGGGCGAAAAGATTGTCTGCAGCGCAGCACGGTTGGATTGGGACGCGTATATGCGCGAGCTGGCATCCAGTAAGGCCTGTCTGAGTCCGTTTGGTTATGGCGAAGTCTGTTGGCGCGATTTTGAGGCGATCGCCGCCGGGGCGGTGCTGGTCAAACCCAACATGGATCACCTGGAGGTCTTTCCGGACATCTACATTCCTGGTGAAACCTACATCGACATCGATTGGTCCTTTAGCGATTTGAAGGCAAAGTACGAATCGACGCGTGACAGCGGCCTGCGAAAAAAATTGGCCGGCAATGCCTGGCAGCGCTGGAAGTCATTTGTTGCCACGGATTGGAACAATCACTGGAACGACACACTTCAAAAACTTTTAGAAACATAACGGCGGGCCATGGCGACATCGATCAAAGGTATGACTCGCTGGTTGGGGCACCGCGGCAGAGAATGCGGTGTGCACCTCGATCGGCTGCGACAACCGCACCATGCGCCGCGGGTAGTCTTTAGCGTGGATGGTCCGAACAACGGGATGGCCTCGGGATTGCGGGGTTATGCGATGGCCGAGCACCTCCGCCGTTTCAATTGGCGGACAACGGTGTTTCCGCATCAATTGGAACAATGTCAACGCAGCCGCGTTTTTAAGTATGAATCTCCCGACGTTGTGGTGCTGCAAAAGGCGCGGCATGTACTGAACCTGCCCTCCCTGTATGCCGGGGCGAAAGTCGTGCTGGATGTTGACGATGCGGATTTTCTGGATCCTCAATTGACCGAGCGGTATGAGACGGTAGTCCGCGGATGCGACGCGGTGATTGCCGGGAGCCGTTTTGTGGCGGATTGGGCACGTCAATTCAATCCCAACGTCACCATCATTTGGACTGCCAAGCCTCCCGCGGCGGAATATAAAACACGGCCTGCCAAAAACGAACGTCCGACAATCATCTGGGCCTGCTCAGATCCGCATGCCTATCCCGCGGAAGCTGAACTGGTCCGCGAGGTGATGTTGCATGTGCAGTCGCCGGAACAACTAACATTCGTGTTGGCCGGAGTGCGGGATGAGTCCGTCTCCGACGAATGGTTGCAGCCGCTTGTGCAGGCCGGCATCGATTGCCAGAAACTGCGGTTTTGCGAATACGGACAATTTGTGCGTTCGATTGGGACCGCCCATATCGGCCTCGCGCCGCTGCTGCCGGAGTCCTCGCCGTTTAGTGCAGGCAAGTCGTTTGGAAAAGTGTTGGCCTACTTGGATGCTTATGTCACGTGCGTTGCTTCAGATTGCTGTGACCATCCTTTGTTTTTTCGCCACGGAGAAAACGGCATGTTGGCCAATTCAGTCGAGGAATGGGTACAAGCGCTCGATCATCTCGTCGCCGAAAGGACGGACTGCACTGCCATGGGGGAAACAGCCAAGCAGGATTATTTAGCAAGACTCACTTGCGAAGCCTCGGCAGCCAGGTTGAATGATGTTTTGCGACAACTGATCAGCAGTGACGGTACGGATAAGTAAAGTCGATTGATTTGGATTCGCAGAGTGACGCCCGCTTTGCAATACGAAAGTGATGAGAGGCCGGTGACCAATGATTAGCCACGAACACAAAGCCATCTATGTCCATGTTCCAAAATGCGCAGGGAGCAGCGTCGAGAAATTGTTGTTGCCGAATCGGCCTCAACATGACGGGCCGGACTATGAGCATCTATTTGGCTGGTGCCCCAAGCGAAAAATTCATTTGCAACACGCGACCGCTGCGCAGATGTTGGACCTGGAGCTGGTGACAGAAAGCCAATGGCGGGACTATTATAAATTCGCCTTCGTCCGGAATCCCTTCGACCGTACATTTTCGGATTATTTTTGGATGAAGACGCAGATCGAACCGGCCGGCGGCTTTGGGGAATACATCGAGCGCCGCGGCCGATTTGCTCCCATCCTGGGCGAACCGGACGGTCCGGACTATCGTGGCGACCATCTGATTCCGCAGTGTGAATTCGTGTATATTGATGGGGAACTCGCCGTGGATTTCATCGGCCGGTTTGAGTCGCTCGATGCGGGTTTAGAAACCATTCAGACGAAGCTATCAGTCGTGGATCGGCGTGTGCCGCACTTAAAGAAGGGCCGTAAGCGGCATCAGCACTATTCCCATTTTTATACCAACCGCATGCGGGAGCAGGTCCGGTCGTTGTATGAAGCGGACCTCGAGGCATTCGGTTATCAGTTCGACGATCAGCGCAGCGTGATGTCCAACATCAAGCGTTACGTCTGGCCCATCCGGCACACACTCGGGAACTGGAAATACGCCGCTCAAACGCGCTTTGGTGTTTGAGCCTGTTTCGCGGATTGATTTCGCAATTCAACGATTCAGCTTAGCAGTCGGCCGGTGTATGTGTGCATGGCTCGACGTCTGCGGCGGCCGGGGTTTGACAGCCCGTTGAAAAACCAAAACATCCGGGAGTTGGATTCCACTCCTAGCATGCCCAGCAGTGTTTTGCCGGTCACACGTTTTGCACTGGCGGACAAGCCGCCAGTGGCACCCTTTTTTTAACGTGCCGTTAAGGGGCGCTGCTTTCGCGTGGCGTCTTGGTCCACTGCGTGTCGGCTTTGTGGAAAAAGGCCAAGTACTGCGGCAAGTAGCGAAAGAAATAACGTGGTAAGGCGAGCAAGACCTTGCGGTTCAAGAGTTTCTTTTCGAACACGGCAGCGACGGCCAAAAGCACCACGAGGAATGATGCGCAGGTGGCGACTGTGATCAACAGTGGAATTTGGCTGCCTCCGGCAAGGTAAATGATTCCGGTCGCTGCCATCGCCACCCACTGTAGCAGCATCAACAATATCAACGGCGGCACGACGAGGTCACAGATGAGGCCGAACGATGCCAGACGTGCGTGGAGCAGGAAATCCCCCAGCAAGCGTGGGAGTTCGTTGCGCATGAATGCCAACTGCGAATGCGACCAACGGCGGCGTTGGACCGTGGCGACTTGTTTGGTTCTAGGCAGCGGGCCGCGGACAACTGCGTCCGGACAAAAGTAGGGGCGGTTACCTTGGAGCGTGAGGTCGATACCCAGTTTGTAATCCTCACCGGCATGTCCTCCGGCCAGGGGAGCGTCAGCTGCCAAACTCCAGGGAAGGGCGAATCCCGATCCGGTCAGCATGCAGGGCAGCCCTAACAGCTTCATGCCCAGGGGGCGAACGGCGTTGCGTACAGTGAAGGCGAGCGACGAAACGTAATCAGCGGCATCCGCATCGTCGCTATCGACGTGTAATACATACTTGGCTTGCGCGGGACTATTCCGCTGCATCGCCATAGTGACCAGTGGTTTCAAGAAATCTGGTTCAACGGCCGTATCCGCATCGACAACCACCATTGCGTCGGGGGGATCGGAGCGAAGAAAATCTCGGCCGGCGGCCAAGGCCCAACCCTTACCGCGGCGATCAGGTTCGTTGAGTTCCAGTACCTCAGCTCCAGCGTCGCGCGCAACCTGCGCGGTTTCGTCATCGCAGTTGTGGGCAATCGCTACCACGCGCCCGTTTGCACCCATTTGCGGCAAGAGCGAACGGATCGTCGCGGCGATCACCTGTTGTTCATTGTGGGCCGGGATGATGATTGCTGCTGTATAATCCGTGTCATCATCGGTGGAGGTGGGCGCCGTTTTTTTGGTCGTGAACCACGTTGCCCCCATGGCGGCTAAGCACTGCAGGATAAAGATCAGTGTGGGAATCGCGACCAGTGCGGCGATGAAAAACGCTACGATAGACATATTATAAAAACCTTGGCAAATGCGGTGGGTATACTGCTTGCTCGGAGAGTGACGTTAAGACTGAGCCTGTTGCAACTCCCGTTTTTTGTCCGGGGGCAGTTTCGTATCGTAGCGAACCGGTCGGCTGTCGTCGTTGCCGGATGTGATCCATTGATGAAGGCGCGCCGCTTCTTGGCGAACGTCATGATTCTGCAGAACCCGCGCTCTTCCATTTGCGCCCAAACGGGATAATTCTTCGGACGGTGTTGCCAATAATTTAGAAATTGCTGCGGCCAATGCATCAACATCGCCGGCGGGAATCAGCGAACCCATTTCGCCATCCACAACCAACTCAGGAATCCCGGCAATCCAGGTGGTGATCACGGGGCGGCCCATTGCCAACGCCTCCATAATCACGACAGGCAGCCCTTCAGCAAAGCTGGCCAGCACAAGTCCCGCTGAATCGAGTATGTGTTGTTTCACTTCGTCGCGATCGGCCCAGCCCGCGAGTTTTATGACCTCTTCCAACTGGTTGCGAGCGATGGCCTCTTCGACAGCAGGACGCAAATCTCCGTCGCCTATGAGCACCAGTTCGAATGGACCACTGGCTTGGAGCGCCTTTGCCGCTGCTTCCACCAGGAGCACTTGTCCTTTTTGTTCGCACAGTCGGCCGACGCAGACAAGTCTCCGATTGGCCTGCGGCGGAGCCGGTTCGGTGGTTAGGTAGTCGGCATCCAGCCCACAGCGAACGATTTTGATTTTCGACCAATCTTCAAAGCGGATCCAGCGGTACAGCTGGCTGCGGGCGTAGCTGGAAATCGTGGCGACAAAAGCAGCCCGCGCTGTTTTTTCGTCCAACGAGAGTGTCGCGGCCCGGTCGAATTCTTCCGGACCGTGCACCATGAAACTG from Symmachiella dynata encodes:
- a CDS encoding glycosyltransferase family 2 protein, giving the protein MLVETSLETETPQVLPVSVAAVIVNYGTAELVVQCLDSLQETRNECDHLQVYVVDNASSDNSVEEIQAAISERGWSEWVELMCAPSNGGFAFGNNVGIRRALAGDDPSMGAVWLLNSDTIVRRGALESLLQALETHPQAGIVGSRLEDRDGTSQRSAFRFQTIGREWARGLNLGLWFKLFPGAEVAPVQVDQEYETDWLAGASMLIRREVIDDTGLLDEGYFLYYEEVDYCLRAARQDWRTVYVPTSRVVHLVGQSSGVTSRDADHRRLPKYWYESRARFFTQNYGKMSRILADISWLTGHLLYRGRCLLQRKSITFPRCLVRDFVRFNFWWPSRVG
- a CDS encoding serine O-acetyltransferase — encoded protein: MSANQILVQSAELSSSLPVPQGEVDLQTRARTNQNPAGVSLWKLWREDLATHDGKILEQGFWAMAVHRFGNWRMGVKPALLRMPFSIIYKFLYRFVEWTCGISLPYTVQVGRQVRIWHHSGMIFNAVSIGDRVQLRQNTTFGVVRTEHDFELPIIEAGADIGVGAAILGPVRVGANAVIGANAVVLSDIPPNSVAVGAPAKVVRSLERNNDSTSRTEGIAAE
- a CDS encoding glycosyltransferase, translating into MSETLGVVVIGRNEGERLRRCLESVKACGLHAVYVDSGSSDDSVQIAQSIDFTVVNLDLAIPFTAARARSEGYDKLLQEYPALEYVMFVDGDCEIELPWPRIAETFLQEHEEVGIVAGRRRERFPEASVYNRLCDFEWDAPTGQVAAIGGDSIVRVSAYQAAGGFNPTVPAGEEPELCSRIRAAGWKVWRINTEMTRHDAAMSHFGQWWKRLTRTGYGGFDVERRFKTGVFQRILYSAFVWGILIPLLAVIAAVTAYRYFGVIGAVAVVASVGAVWLLQILRITLRTHRQGRPWRQSLEYGWFTMLAKFPIAMGSLKSLWACLTRQGAQIIEYKSAVKSPSA
- a CDS encoding glycosyltransferase, translated to MATSIKGMTRWLGHRGRECGVHLDRLRQPHHAPRVVFSVDGPNNGMASGLRGYAMAEHLRRFNWRTTVFPHQLEQCQRSRVFKYESPDVVVLQKARHVLNLPSLYAGAKVVLDVDDADFLDPQLTERYETVVRGCDAVIAGSRFVADWARQFNPNVTIIWTAKPPAAEYKTRPAKNERPTIIWACSDPHAYPAEAELVREVMLHVQSPEQLTFVLAGVRDESVSDEWLQPLVQAGIDCQKLRFCEYGQFVRSIGTAHIGLAPLLPESSPFSAGKSFGKVLAYLDAYVTCVASDCCDHPLFFRHGENGMLANSVEEWVQALDHLVAERTDCTAMGETAKQDYLARLTCEASAARLNDVLRQLISSDGTDK
- a CDS encoding sulfotransferase family 2 domain-containing protein; translated protein: MISHEHKAIYVHVPKCAGSSVEKLLLPNRPQHDGPDYEHLFGWCPKRKIHLQHATAAQMLDLELVTESQWRDYYKFAFVRNPFDRTFSDYFWMKTQIEPAGGFGEYIERRGRFAPILGEPDGPDYRGDHLIPQCEFVYIDGELAVDFIGRFESLDAGLETIQTKLSVVDRRVPHLKKGRKRHQHYSHFYTNRMREQVRSLYEADLEAFGYQFDDQRSVMSNIKRYVWPIRHTLGNWKYAAQTRFGV
- a CDS encoding glycosyltransferase family 2 protein, yielding MSIVAFFIAALVAIPTLIFILQCLAAMGATWFTTKKTAPTSTDDDTDYTAAIIIPAHNEQQVIAATIRSLLPQMGANGRVVAIAHNCDDETAQVARDAGAEVLELNEPDRRGKGWALAAGRDFLRSDPPDAMVVVDADTAVEPDFLKPLVTMAMQRNSPAQAKYVLHVDSDDADAADYVSSLAFTVRNAVRPLGMKLLGLPCMLTGSGFALPWSLAADAPLAGGHAGEDYKLGIDLTLQGNRPYFCPDAVVRGPLPRTKQVATVQRRRWSHSQLAFMRNELPRLLGDFLLHARLASFGLICDLVVPPLILLMLLQWVAMAATGIIYLAGGSQIPLLITVATCASFLVVLLAVAAVFEKKLLNRKVLLALPRYFFRYLPQYLAFFHKADTQWTKTPRESSAP
- a CDS encoding glycosyltransferase, translated to MRIGYLINQYPMPSQTFIGREIRALEDLGMTVDRFALRQWNGTLVDERDRNEQAVTRYVTGIGIGRILLALLLMPFRKPFAFLRAARLSLRVARRSDKSLTLHLIYLAEACVLSRWLIESKIEHLHVHFATNSTEVAMLSSVLGGPPYSFMVHGPEEFDRAATLSLDEKTARAAFVATISSYARSQLYRWIRFEDWSKIKIVRCGLDADYLTTEPAPPQANRRLVCVGRLCEQKGQVLLVEAAAKALQASGPFELVLIGDGDLRPAVEEAIARNQLEEVIKLAGWADRDEVKQHILDSAGLVLASFAEGLPVVIMEALAMGRPVITTWIAGIPELVVDGEMGSLIPAGDVDALAAAISKLLATPSEELSRLGANGRARVLQNHDVRQEAARLHQWITSGNDDSRPVRYDTKLPPDKKRELQQAQS